In the Sphingobacterium sp. PCS056 genome, GTCATTATGGTGACAAAAACATTATTTTAGGTACAACCAATAGAAGTATAGTTAATCCTGTTGCAACACTAAGAAATTACGATGCACAAAACTTCTCTATAGCAAATAAAAACACAGTAGACTTATCTAAAGTACTAGGAGGCACCAGAATGGCCATCTGGACGGGTGTATTTCAAGTTGGAAGTAAAATATATATCCCTTTTCAATCGGCTGATGGTTCAGGCAATTGGGGTGGAAAATTTACGACTACCGACACAACCTATATCGGGATATTCTCTTATCCAGAGTTGAAATTTGAAAAAACCATCAGAGATGGTCGTGGTTCACACATAGGAAACTGGTGGGCCCAGCAAGGTCTTGCTGTTGACGATAAAGGCGATGCATATGTGTGGTTCTCTGCAAATGAAGCATCATTAGTCTCTAAAAACAAATCGGGATTCCTAAGAATCAAGAAAGGAACAGATGAATTTGATAAAGACTATTATTTTGATATCGAATCATTAGGAAATGGAAAAATTGCTAGAGGAAGCTATCTTAAAGATGACAAATTTTTAATGACCATCTATAATAAAGGCCAGCAAGCTGAAGGTGTAGGTGGTGGATTAGTCAAATTATATATTGTAGATATCCAAACAAAAAAGATGACAGAAATCAAAGAAATTCCTGCTCATGAGCAACAAGGCTATAAAGATGTCGTATTTGTTGAAAAAGATGGTAGCAAGGCTTACTATACATGTCAAAACTTAGAAGACAAACAATATTATACTTACACGATTGACATCAAGAATGCAACAGCGAAAAAAGGTTTAAAATTTGTCGGAGTAGCAGGTGTTTCGTCAATGAGTAAAATCAATTATTAAAAAATTCCATTTATTCTGTCAAAGTATCCCTTTGACAGAATAAATTTTATCACTTCATACATATTACTGTAAATCATTATGCTCAGCAAAATTAATGCATGGTTACATCTTTGGTTGGGATTAGCGGCAGGTATACCTGTCGTCATCCTGAGTATTACTGGCTGTGTGCTTGTCTTCGAACATGACATCAAAGAATTAACCACCAACTATATTCGAGTAGAAGCACAAAAGTCCGAGGATCAACTCCCTCCTTCTGCCATATATAAAGCAGTCCAAGCCGCTATTCCAGACAAAGAAATCGCTAGTTCATGGTACTACGGTTTAGACAAATCCGTAAAAGTAAGTTTAGATCACTCTGACAGTTTAGTTTATGTAAACCCTTACACCGCCGAGATACTAGCCGTAGTCAACCACGAAGATTTTTTTCATTTCATGGATGAGGGGCACCGTCACTTATGGATGCCAAACAAGATAGGTCGTCAAGTTGTAGGCTGGAGTACATTTATATTCTTTTCGCTATTAATAACAGGACTTATATTGTGGTGGCCAAAAAAATGGAATAAAAGATCTCGGGAACAAAGTTTCAAAATAAAATGGCGCGCTAAATTTAAACGTGTTACTTATGACCTGCATAATGTTTTAGGTTTTTACGCATTGACAATCGCATTAGTGATGTGCCTTACTGGATTAGTGATGAGTTTTCCTTGGATGCGCAAATCCGTGGTATGGCTTAGTGGAGGATATCCAAACAAACCTAACGTCGAACAAGTAGAAAAAGAAACTCCAGATGACCAACCTTTAAATGATGCATTGCTCGTTGCGGATCAAATCTGGTATAAAGTACGACATGAATACGCTCGTCATAATAAAGAAGCAGTTATCGTACACTACCCTGAGGAAGAAGAAAAAACAGTTTATGCTTGTACGGATATGGCAAACGGAACATGGAGAGATTTAAATTTTGATCGCAATACTTTAGAACTCACCGGTCGAAAACAAGGACCTATCGATGATGCGAACACCACAGAATGGCTCATGCGGTCAAATTATGCCCTACATACAGGATTTATTGGTGGAATGACCACTAAGATCATCTACTTTTTAGCTTCACTCATTTGTGCAACTTTACCCATTACTGGCTTCTATATCTGGTGGGGGAAAAAGAAAAAAACAGTAAAAAAATCCAAAAAAGTTCCATCCATAACCACTTAATCTTGCTGACATGTTTCATCACTGTAGATACTTTATTAGTTTATTTTTAGTTTTCACCTTATTTGCTGCATCTGCTCAAAATTCTACTACAATCGTTGGTCGTATCATAGATGAAAATGCAGCACCAATCCCATATGCACAAGTAAGTCTACATCATGCTCCTGATGGACGTGTCGCAAAAATTATAGTAGCAGATAGTATTGGAAATTTTACTTTTCCAAATACATCCAATGGAAATTACTATGTGCATATAAAAAACATGACCCACCAAGATCTCTTAACCCCACATTTTAGATTAAGCGAGCACATCAGCAAACACGATCTTGGAAAAATAATGCTTCAACAAAATAATGCCTATCTGGACGAAGTTGTTATCCATAAACGGAAACAATTTATTGAACAGCACCAAGATAAAACAGTATTTAATATCGAAAACTCAGCACTGGCAGACGGAAATAGTGGTCTAGAATTACTCACCAAGATTCCAGGAATCAGCTTGGATGATAAGGGCAGTTTCAGTTTAAAGGGTAAATCAGGAGCCTCTATCATGATCAATGGTAAACTGACCTATCTTTCTGCAGATCAGCTCGCCAATTTATTAAGAAGTACTTCATCAACAGATATTACCAAGATAGAAGTCATGACCAATCCAAACGCCAAACAAGATGCTGCCGGAACCTCAGGCATTATCAATATTGTCCTTAAAAAAGGGGTAAAGCAAGGATGGAATGGGACTGTCTCTGGTAATTTAGGTGCAGGTCGAGGACTACATCTGGGTGGAAGTTTGGACTTGAATTATAGAACCGATAAAGTAAACATCTTTGGAAATTACAATCAATACTTTCAAAATCTAGAGTATTACAATTCATTAACACGCTATTTTTATAAAGATTCACGAAAAGAACCAGAAACTTTTGCTCAACAGGAAAACAAGATACAGCCGAAACTTCGTTCTAATAATTTCAGAGTTGGGATGGACTTTTACTTAACGTCCAAACAGACTCTCGGCTTTCTAGTAAATGGAGGTTTTGGTAAATATCCTAAATATGAACCAACCACCAATCATTTTAGAAACTATACAACAAAAGATCTCATCTGGTCAGCTTCCACTATAACCGAGGGGAAAGAAAGATGGGAAGATATGCTTTACAACATCAATTATAATTGGAAATTTAATGAAAATGGTCACGAACTAAAAGTAGATGTAGATTTTATTGACCACTATTCCAAAATGGATCAAACACTTACTACCCAATATAGTAATGAAAATCAAAAAAATATACGCCCCCTATCGTCACGTATCGGTGATATCCCGTCTGACAGTAAAGTATACGTCGCGAAAATCGATTATACCCTTCCATTTAGTGAAAGTTTTAAATTAGAAACGGGTTGGAAAGCAAGCCATATCCGGACAGAGAATGATCTACAGTATGATACTCTTCAAAACGAAAATTATGTTCCCGATCAATCGACAAGCAATCACTTCATCTATAAAGAGACAATACAAGCAGGTTATGTCAATATCTCAAAAACGTGGAATAAATTTTCAACACAAGTAGGATTACGAGCAGAACACACGTCCACCGATGGAGATCAAATCACTTTAAATGAGCAATTCTCTAAAGATTATTTAAAGTTTTTCCCTTCAGCATTTCTATCCTATAGCATCAATAACAATCACAAGCTGCAATTAAGTTACAGCTATCGTGTTGAACGACCTTCATTTTGGAGCCTAAATCCATTCCGTGTGTATACTGATCCTTTCTCCTATTCAGAAGGAAATTCAAAACTAGATCCCGCTTACGAGCATGCATATGAAGCGAACTACACTCTAGCCAACAAATACATATTTACGTTAAATTATGCAGACAGATCAAATGTCGTAAATGAGATCATTGGATTAGATCCTACCAATAATCAGATTACCTACGAAAGACCGGAAAATATTGGCTCATTCAAAAATTTCGGAATATCATTTATGGCACCTACCCAATTTTTTACTTGGTGGACAGCAACACATTTTGTCAACTACTATAGAAATGAATACGAGATTCCACAGGAAGATGCCTTGATCAAACGTTCAGGAAATACATTATCATTAAATACACAAAATAATTTTAAACTCCCAAAAAATTGGTCAATAGAGATTGGTGGAAACTATAATTCCGGATTGACTATTGGTCTAACTGATATCAAAAGTTATGGGGTTGTTTATTCAGGAATACAAAAGAGTATTTTACAAAAAAAAGCAACCATTAAAGTTGTAGTCAACGATATATTCCATACTAATAATCGTCGCTATGAAACCATTTCAAATGCCGTTAGATTAATAGGAAGATCTAATCCCGATAGCAGAACAGCTATATTATCTTTCAATTATCGATTTGGAGGATCTGAAAATACAACAAAAAAACGATCAACAGGATCTGAAGATATAAAAAATAGATTGTAAAAAGATCTTAAAATAGCACAACAGAAATCTCTAAAGATACACAAAGAGCTATCAAGTTAAAAGTTGATAGCTCTTTGTGTATATCACCTGTTACAATTAGAGCTCATAAAATCATGATATTCCATTCTAATTATCATATGACATTCATATCAACTATAGCATAAATAGAACTATTTCAAATTTACTATCTTTGTAAAAAAATCAAATATGTCTGTTAAGATTGGTGAAAATATAGATTTAGGAGAATTTCCCTTGTTGCTGGCTCCAATGGAAGATGTGAGTGATCCACCATTCCGTTTTGTTTGTAAGCAAAACGGTGTAGATATGATGTATACCGAATTTATTTCTTCCGAAGGATTGATTCGTGATGCTGCAAAATCACGTAAAAAGCTGGACATATTCGAATATGAGAGACCAATAGGCATTCAGATCTTTGGTTCGGAAATCGAACATATGAGACAGTCTTCCGAAATTTGCACCCTAGCAAATCCAGATCTAATCGATATTAATTACGGTTGTCCTGTTAAAAACGTAGCCTGTCGTGGAGCAGGAGCGAGTTTATTACAAGATATCGATCGTATGGTAGCGATGACAAAAGCGGTGGTAGAAGGCACACACTTACCTGTCACTGTAAAAACACGTTTAGGTTGGGATGACAACACAAAGAATGTTTATGAAGTCGCTGAACGTTTACAAGACATCGGTATTAAAGCACTGTCCATTCATGGCCGTACACGAGCCCAAATGTACAAAGGGCAAGCCGATTGGTCAATGATACGCGATATTAAACGTAACCCACGCATCAAAATTCCGATTTTCGGAAATGGTGATGTAGATTCGTTAGAAAAAGCAGTAGCTTGGCGTCAAGAATACGAGGTAGACGGCATTATGATCGGTCGCGCATCTATAGGTTATCCTTGGATTTTTAGAGAAATAAAGCACTTTTTTAAAACAGGTGAACGCCTAGCTGGACCAACGATCGCCGAACGTGTGGAGGTCTGCAGAACACATTTAGTAAAGTCTATTGAATGGAAAGGTCCCAAAACAGGTATTTTTGAAATGCGACGCCATTATTCAAATTACTTCAAAGGGATACCAGATTTTAAAGAATACCGTATGAGATTAGTGAGTCTACAAACTTTCGAAGAGATTCAAGAAGTTTTAGATGAAATTCAACATAAATTTGCAGAAGAAGCGATCTTTTAAAATCGCTTCTTCTAATTTTTGGCCTTCATTATCCTAGCAATTGTTTTTCTCTCAACAAAAGCAGTTCCTATGATGTAAGCCATCAGCATGATATTGCCAATCCAAAAATTACGATCAAAGGCGGTATAATGAATATAAACAATAATTGTACCCACCAGCATATACGCTCCAATTTTTAAAACCTTATACGGTATTGGATAGTTCTTTTGTCCCCAAAAATAAGACAAAAGCACCATTACAAAGTAAGTTATGGATGTAACATAGATTGCACCTATATAGCTATATTGGGGAATAAGTATATAACAAAGAATGATAGTAATTAAAGCCCCTATACCTGAAATATAAAGCCCATATCTTGTTTGGTCAGAAAGTTTATACCAGACCGACAAATTCATATAAATACCGAGCATAACATAGTTGAATAAAATAACAGGAATAATAAATAGCCCTGACCAATATTCAGCACTTTTGGCAGGAGATCCACCTTCAATAAAATACTTCAGCCATTCTATATTCACAGATAAACCAATCATGACCATCATCATGGCTATCACAAAATATTCCATGATCATTGCATATACCTTTCTAGAATTTTCATTTTTTGCATAGGAAAAGAAAAAAGGTTCGGCACCTAAACGGAAAGCTTGGACAAAAATGCTCAAAAAGACCGCAATTTTTGCGATAGCACCATAAATACCGACATCCCGATCAGCAATATTTTTCGGAAGCAACTCTGGCATCAGCATCTTGTCAAGATTTTCATTGATGATAAATGAAACATTAGCAATCAATATGGGGAAACTATAACGAAACATATCCCCTAGTAAAACCTTATCAATTTTAAAATTAAAAGTATTAATCTCCGGTAGCAACATCACTAAAGTCAGTCCACTAGCGATAAAATTGGATAAGAACACATAGCCGAGCCAAGAATCCACAAACCAAGATGAAAAATAAGGTGCAGTATCAGGAAAATGTTTAAGTAAATAAGGGATAAAAACGATGAATGTTAAGTTTAACAGAACAAAAGTAATGATATTGACTAGTTTCAATACTCCGTACCGCAGCGGTCTACCATTGGCACGCACCTTAGCAAAAGGAACCACAGCTAGGGCATCTACCACAAGCGTTAGACCAACAAAGTAGACGTAGCTCTTATACTCTCCTACAGAGTCTATATTGTCCTTGGCAAACCAGGCAGCAATATCATTAGAAAATATCAGAATCGTAGATAGAAAAATCAACGAAGTAAAAATCGTCACAATAAAGCTGTTATTAAAAACTTTAGCCTTATCTTTTTCCTCTACTTTTTGTAAATATCTAAAGTACGTCGTCTCCATGCCGAAAGCAAGGAAAGCATTTATCATCGCAGCCCAAGAATACATGTTCGTAAATATTCCATAAGTGGAAGCTTCAAATTTACGAACGAAAATTGGGGTTAAAACAAAATTCAGGAGTCTGGAAACTATGGTACTAAGTCCATAGATCAGGGTTTGTCCAGCAAATTTTTTAAAAACAGACAAGATAATAAGGATTTATTTGGTTGATTTTTTTAACACTTCAAAATTATTAAAGTTCTTCCAACTCCCCTCTTCACAAGTCATTTCTTGTACCTCAGCCCGTTCGGGACCTTCTGCGCAAAAATCTTTCAAGCAATCTAAGGCAAAATCATCCCCTTCAGCTTCAATATATACAGAGCCATCAGCTAAGTTTCTTACAAAACCCTTTATGCCCAATTGATCCGCAACAGCTTTAGTTGACAATCTAAAATAAACCCCCTGTACCTTTCCTTTAATAGAAATATTTACATGTTTCATATTAACAAAAGTACAGAAGATTTTGAGTAATTTACTATACTAATCGCTGTACAGTAACTTTATCTGTAAGTCTAAAGTGTTCCATATTCTTCAACAGAACAAGTCCTGGTTTTTTACCAACCTCAATAGATCCAAATTCGCGATCGATATTTAAAGCCTGCGCTCCATTAATAGTTGCCCACTGAATAGATTGTTGAAAATCCAGATTATCAAAATGTTTGTGCAACACCTTCAATTCATCTAGAATCGATAAAGTATCATTGGAAGCTAAACTATCTGTACCAATTACTATTTTTTGGTTATCATTTACAAAGTTTAGAACTTTTGGCAATTGATCTTCAATATAAAGATTAGCTTTTGGACATAAACACCATACGATATCACGACCCATCCGATCAACAAAATCTAGATCTTTTAAAGAGGTAAAAGTATTGTGCACAAGAATCAATTTATTCGGATGAGGCAAATACGGTAGATAAGATTGAATCGAATTTCTCGCTTGAGCCTTAAACAAGTCAGGATTTTTGCCAATAGTCTTAAAAAAATCGATAAAACCACCCGTTTTATACCGGAATAACTTATTCTCATCATCACTCTCTTGATTGTGAATACTTATAATATTTACATCAGAAACTGCCTTCTTAAATTTTTTAAGAAGAATTTTTGAACATGAATAAGGTGCGTGCGGCGTCAAAGAAGAGTGAGCAGGATCAAATTCATGAATCAGATCTTTCGCTTCTTGCAATTTGCCATCTGCTTCTTCAGGCTCTACACCAAAAATTTCGACAAACGTGTGGTAAAGAATTTTACTCGATTCTTTGATTTTAGAAGTGTTATCCGAATTAACGTGATCCCCAACCGCTACAATTCCATTATTATACATCTCTGCGTCAGCCTCGGCCATAGCCTTATCAATAACTTTCAAAGATGCGCTTCTGCTTGTCATTACTGCAGAGAGAAAAGCTGGTAATCCAGTTTTTTGCGGAATCGTACCCTTCATGTGAGACAATTCTAAATGACAATGCGCATTAATAAATCCAGGAACAATTACTCCTTCAAATTTTTCAATGTGCTGGTCCTTCAATTCAGCTGCTTTACTTTCATAAATTGCTAAAATTTCACCTTCATCATTTACTTTTACCACACCATCTTTGATCGGCAAAGATGTAATTGGTAAAATATAGTTAGCGCTAAAATATTTCATTATCATAAAAACTTAAAAAATCACTTCTGCACTACAGGTTAATGCAAAGTAACTGTGGATACTAACGTTAAAATTCGTGCCAAAATATACTAAATATAATTCTGCGATTCAAAATCAAACCATCATAATATAGCATAAAAATTTACACATGATAAAATTTATAAAAACCTTTTAGCTACATTATGCTATAAAAATTTTAAATAAATTTCAAGTTTAATTAAAATCAATTTATTGCTAAATAATAACCGCAAAGAGCTAAATTATTAAATTTTAGCATATTAGTTCAAGGTAATAAATAAGTTTAATTTCAGCCAATTTATTATCAAAAAATTACATTTTTGGATGACTTTTAAAAAATTTGTAGCTATTTACTGACGTGATGTCAGCGTTTATCGATCAAAATCCAAAATTTACTTATTCAATGGGATTTTGAACGCACAATATGCTAATCCATTTTTTACCATTACCCACCTCATCTGAATAACTATCGAGTACAGAGATCGAACTCCTATTCATTAAGCAAACTTGCCTAATAAATTAATTACAATTTTACTAAAAGATGAAACTGTCTCCTGAAGTATCAACTTAATATAAAGCAATTACATATAATATTTTTAGTCCTAGAAATATTTAATAACTTCGCAACATCAATAGGGGTGCCTTGTTCCAAGAACACGAATAAAGGCTGAGAATATACCCAACAATACCATGTGTATTGTGCACCTGATCCAGATAATGCTGGCGGAGGGAAAAGGTTAGTTAAATATCAATAAAAACTGTTGTAACCCCTTGCAAGAGTTTGTTTAACTCAAAATTCAATTAAAAAATCATGGTTAAAAATTTAATCAGCACAGTAGTATTAGTAGGAATTACACTTTCTGTATCTGCGCAACACCAATTGTCAATCAAAGTAATCGACACTTCAACAAAAAAATCATTGCAGGGTGCTAGCATTATTTTATCAGATCGTGTCAGTAAACATTCGAAATCTGACCAAAACGGCATCGCTAAATTTTCTGATCTATCAACAGGAAAATATGAATTAATGGTTTCCTATTTAGGTTACGGCACAGAAAAAAAGCAAATTAACCTACTAGACAATCAGTCTTTTGAAATTTATCTCGAACCATCCAGAATAAAAACAGAAGAAGTTATTGTCCAAGCCACCCGCGCAAAAAACAATTCCTCCACAACTTATAAAAATCTAAGCAAAGAAGATATCGCAAAAAATAATTTTGGACAAGATATCCCTTATTTGCTCGATCAAACACCTTCTGTCGTAATCGGATCCGATGCAGGTGCCGGCATCGGATATACAAGTATGAAAATAAGAGGCTCTGATAATGCCCGTATCAATGTCACCTTAAATGGAATACCCTTAAATGATGCTGAAAGTATGGGGTCATTCTTCGTCAACCTTCCAGATTTTGCTTCTTCGACAGAGAGTATTCAGATTCAACGAGGTATCGGCACATCCACAAATGGCGCTGGGTCATTTGGAGCATCATTAAATATCCAATCCAATACATTGGAAAAAGATGCCTATGTGGAATTAAATAACTCTTATGGTTCATATAATTCTTGGAAAAACACGTTAAAAATTGGTTCAGGCCTATTAAACAATAAATTTGCATTTAACGTACGCCTTTCTCGTATTCTAAGCGATGGTTATATTGATCGTGCATCTGCTGATCTCAAATCATTTTATGTAGATGGAGGTTATTACAGTGACAAACAAATTTTAAAAGCGATTGTATTCTCAGGAAAGGAAAAAACTTATCAATCTTGGTACGGCACACCAGAACCAAGATTGAATAATGATATAGCCGGAATGCAAGACTACGCCATCAATGATGGTTATACAGAAGCCGAAACACAGAACCTATTAAATTCAGGCCGTACCTATAACAAATACTTATATAAAAATCAAACTGACAATTATACCCAGACACATCATCAGTTACACTACAGCAATTTTATCAATGATAAACTAACCTTCAATGCAGCCCTACATTACACGAGAGGAGCAGGTTATTATGAAGAGTACAGACCTGAAGATGCTTTTTCAAAATACAATCTGCCGCCAGTCATCATCGGAACAGATACCATCACCAAAACAGACTTAGTCAGAAGGCGATGGTTAGATAACCATTTTTATGGAGCTACCTATTCCTTCAATTACAATCCCTCCCAATCTATTAAATTAACATGGGGTGGAGCTGTAAATCAATATAAAGGAGATCATTACGGAGAAGTAATCTGGGCAAAATATGCATCTACTAGCAACTTGGGCGACAAATATTATTTAAATGATGCAACAAAAAATGATATTAGTACATTTCTAAAAGCAGATTTTGCGTTAGATAATTGGTTATTATTCGCAGATGTGCAGTATCGCAATATCTTTTACAAAGTTAGAGGTGATGATGATAAAATCAAAGGAATGAATTTTGAACGAACATTCAACTTTTTAAATCCCAAAGTTGGCTTCACTTACCTGATCAATGAACAGGCAAATTTGTATGCATCTTATGCTTATGCGAGCAAAGAACCCGTACGTAATGATTTTGTGGATGTAAAAGGGAACAATCCCAAGCCAGAAAAAATGCAAGATATCGAGCTCGGCTATCGCTTCCGAAATGATGCTTTTAACATCGGAACCAATTTTTATGGTATGTTCTATAAAGATCAGCTCATCCCAACAGGAGCACTTAATGATGTCGGTTCCGCTCTAAGGATGAACATTCCTGATAGTTACCGCATAGGGTTAGAATTTGACGCTGCTTGGAAAATATCGAATCAATTTGAGTGGAAAGCAACTGCTGGTCTAAGCCAGAATAAAATTAAAAATTATACAGATGAAACGAGCGGCGAATTTATCAAAAAGACAAATATTGCTCTTTCTCCTGCAACAATACTATCAAGTGAATTTTCTTATGCTCCACTCCCTTCTTTTCAGATCGCGTTACTGTCTAAGTATATTTCAAGACAATACCTAGACAACAGCTCTGCAAAAGAAAGAAGTATAGATGCCTCTTTTGTCAACAATGTCAGAGCTAGCTATAGCTTCTCCGTACTGGGCGTCAAAAATATAGATCTCGGTTTAACCATTAACAATATTTTAAATGAAAAATATCAAACCAATGGATATACATGGGGTTATATGGACGGAAATTCACGAAAATACTTTAATTTCTACTATCCACAGGCAACAACTAATTATATGCTGAGCCTAAATGTCAAATTCTAATTAGAAAAAATACACGCTCATTAGTAGCGTGTATTTTTTTCCTCAACAAGTATCGACTTCTACGATCAGCAGTATATAAACTGCCATTGACATAAGTGAAATCATTAGTTGACATTTTTTTCTTATAATTGCCCTATGCGCGCAGTCATACAAAGAGTTTCCAGAGCACACTGTTCAGTCGACAATAAGATTACAGGTCAAATTGAAAATGGATTACTAATTCTAATCGGAATTGAAGAAGAAGATACCATA is a window encoding:
- a CDS encoding DUF4374 domain-containing protein, translated to MKNLNILKMLTLACGVLAITACSKDNPSDGEGDTGNSGKREKFVFIVNGQGAGEGGATGNYILATDNVNEGSISIVGNGMPATELSFINQNNHIFGLTYGGQGPITLYNIDNKGDLQRLKDEQVNAETAGIYGHYGDKNIILGTTNRSIVNPVATLRNYDAQNFSIANKNTVDLSKVLGGTRMAIWTGVFQVGSKIYIPFQSADGSGNWGGKFTTTDTTYIGIFSYPELKFEKTIRDGRGSHIGNWWAQQGLAVDDKGDAYVWFSANEASLVSKNKSGFLRIKKGTDEFDKDYYFDIESLGNGKIARGSYLKDDKFLMTIYNKGQQAEGVGGGLVKLYIVDIQTKKMTEIKEIPAHEQQGYKDVVFVEKDGSKAYYTCQNLEDKQYYTYTIDIKNATAKKGLKFVGVAGVSSMSKINY
- a CDS encoding PepSY-associated TM helix domain-containing protein — its product is MLSKINAWLHLWLGLAAGIPVVILSITGCVLVFEHDIKELTTNYIRVEAQKSEDQLPPSAIYKAVQAAIPDKEIASSWYYGLDKSVKVSLDHSDSLVYVNPYTAEILAVVNHEDFFHFMDEGHRHLWMPNKIGRQVVGWSTFIFFSLLITGLILWWPKKWNKRSREQSFKIKWRAKFKRVTYDLHNVLGFYALTIALVMCLTGLVMSFPWMRKSVVWLSGGYPNKPNVEQVEKETPDDQPLNDALLVADQIWYKVRHEYARHNKEAVIVHYPEEEEKTVYACTDMANGTWRDLNFDRNTLELTGRKQGPIDDANTTEWLMRSNYALHTGFIGGMTTKIIYFLASLICATLPITGFYIWWGKKKKTVKKSKKVPSITT
- a CDS encoding outer membrane beta-barrel family protein, whose amino-acid sequence is MFHHCRYFISLFLVFTLFAASAQNSTTIVGRIIDENAAPIPYAQVSLHHAPDGRVAKIIVADSIGNFTFPNTSNGNYYVHIKNMTHQDLLTPHFRLSEHISKHDLGKIMLQQNNAYLDEVVIHKRKQFIEQHQDKTVFNIENSALADGNSGLELLTKIPGISLDDKGSFSLKGKSGASIMINGKLTYLSADQLANLLRSTSSTDITKIEVMTNPNAKQDAAGTSGIINIVLKKGVKQGWNGTVSGNLGAGRGLHLGGSLDLNYRTDKVNIFGNYNQYFQNLEYYNSLTRYFYKDSRKEPETFAQQENKIQPKLRSNNFRVGMDFYLTSKQTLGFLVNGGFGKYPKYEPTTNHFRNYTTKDLIWSASTITEGKERWEDMLYNINYNWKFNENGHELKVDVDFIDHYSKMDQTLTTQYSNENQKNIRPLSSRIGDIPSDSKVYVAKIDYTLPFSESFKLETGWKASHIRTENDLQYDTLQNENYVPDQSTSNHFIYKETIQAGYVNISKTWNKFSTQVGLRAEHTSTDGDQITLNEQFSKDYLKFFPSAFLSYSINNNHKLQLSYSYRVERPSFWSLNPFRVYTDPFSYSEGNSKLDPAYEHAYEANYTLANKYIFTLNYADRSNVVNEIIGLDPTNNQITYERPENIGSFKNFGISFMAPTQFFTWWTATHFVNYYRNEYEIPQEDALIKRSGNTLSLNTQNNFKLPKNWSIEIGGNYNSGLTIGLTDIKSYGVVYSGIQKSILQKKATIKVVVNDIFHTNNRRYETISNAVRLIGRSNPDSRTAILSFNYRFGGSENTTKKRSTGSEDIKNRL
- the dusB gene encoding tRNA dihydrouridine synthase DusB; amino-acid sequence: MSVKIGENIDLGEFPLLLAPMEDVSDPPFRFVCKQNGVDMMYTEFISSEGLIRDAAKSRKKLDIFEYERPIGIQIFGSEIEHMRQSSEICTLANPDLIDINYGCPVKNVACRGAGASLLQDIDRMVAMTKAVVEGTHLPVTVKTRLGWDDNTKNVYEVAERLQDIGIKALSIHGRTRAQMYKGQADWSMIRDIKRNPRIKIPIFGNGDVDSLEKAVAWRQEYEVDGIMIGRASIGYPWIFREIKHFFKTGERLAGPTIAERVEVCRTHLVKSIEWKGPKTGIFEMRRHYSNYFKGIPDFKEYRMRLVSLQTFEEIQEVLDEIQHKFAEEAIF
- a CDS encoding oligosaccharide flippase family protein, with amino-acid sequence MSVFKKFAGQTLIYGLSTIVSRLLNFVLTPIFVRKFEASTYGIFTNMYSWAAMINAFLAFGMETTYFRYLQKVEEKDKAKVFNNSFIVTIFTSLIFLSTILIFSNDIAAWFAKDNIDSVGEYKSYVYFVGLTLVVDALAVVPFAKVRANGRPLRYGVLKLVNIITFVLLNLTFIVFIPYLLKHFPDTAPYFSSWFVDSWLGYVFLSNFIASGLTLVMLLPEINTFNFKIDKVLLGDMFRYSFPILIANVSFIINENLDKMLMPELLPKNIADRDVGIYGAIAKIAVFLSIFVQAFRLGAEPFFFSYAKNENSRKVYAMIMEYFVIAMMMVMIGLSVNIEWLKYFIEGGSPAKSAEYWSGLFIIPVILFNYVMLGIYMNLSVWYKLSDQTRYGLYISGIGALITIILCYILIPQYSYIGAIYVTSITYFVMVLLSYFWGQKNYPIPYKVLKIGAYMLVGTIIVYIHYTAFDRNFWIGNIMLMAYIIGTAFVERKTIARIMKAKN
- a CDS encoding acylphosphatase, coding for MKHVNISIKGKVQGVYFRLSTKAVADQLGIKGFVRNLADGSVYIEAEGDDFALDCLKDFCAEGPERAEVQEMTCEEGSWKNFNNFEVLKKSTK
- a CDS encoding amidohydrolase family protein; the protein is MKYFSANYILPITSLPIKDGVVKVNDEGEILAIYESKAAELKDQHIEKFEGVIVPGFINAHCHLELSHMKGTIPQKTGLPAFLSAVMTSRSASLKVIDKAMAEADAEMYNNGIVAVGDHVNSDNTSKIKESSKILYHTFVEIFGVEPEEADGKLQEAKDLIHEFDPAHSSLTPHAPYSCSKILLKKFKKAVSDVNIISIHNQESDDENKLFRYKTGGFIDFFKTIGKNPDLFKAQARNSIQSYLPYLPHPNKLILVHNTFTSLKDLDFVDRMGRDIVWCLCPKANLYIEDQLPKVLNFVNDNQKIVIGTDSLASNDTLSILDELKVLHKHFDNLDFQQSIQWATINGAQALNIDREFGSIEVGKKPGLVLLKNMEHFRLTDKVTVQRLV